In one window of Blastopirellula marina DNA:
- a CDS encoding PQQ-binding-like beta-propeller repeat protein, whose translation MKSTYAYFAIVGSACVGMTIAGLLPEERVVAQDQVAKAEVTKDWPQWGGDSKRNNTPTATNIPTNWEIGGFDRMTGKWEKEEAENIKWVANLGSQSYGNPVVGDGKIFVGTNNGNGYIDRYPSKVDLGCLVCFDEATGEFLWQHSSEKLPTGRVHDWPLQGVCCAPYIEGKKLWFVTSRGEVRCLDTEGFRDGENDGPYKDEEFTGEKEADVIWVFDMMKDLGVSQHNMCSCSVTCLGDILFVNTSNGVDESHIVIPSTEAPSFIAMDKNTGEVYWTDKSPHTNILHGQWSSPTVAELGGVPQVIFAGGDGWVYSFKADKGQDGKPELLWKFDGNPKTSKWVLGGRGTRNNIIATPVVYDEKVYVAVGQDPEHGEGEGHLWCLDPTKRGDVSSELAMKIEGSQRVPIEHRRIQAVIEEDGEVAVPNPNSAVIWHYSTFDQDGDGKIEFEETMHRSIGTCTIKDDILYIADFSGLLHCLNAQTGKPNWTYDMFAAAWGSALIVNDHVYIGDEDGDVAIFKLSADPDDAEPIEEINMGNSVYSTPIVANGVLYVANKTHLFAITEGGE comes from the coding sequence ATGAAATCGACGTATGCTTATTTCGCCATCGTAGGCTCTGCCTGCGTTGGCATGACGATCGCCGGCCTGCTACCTGAAGAGCGAGTTGTCGCTCAAGACCAAGTGGCCAAGGCCGAAGTTACCAAGGATTGGCCACAATGGGGTGGCGATTCCAAACGCAACAACACCCCCACCGCTACCAATATCCCCACCAACTGGGAAATTGGCGGCTTCGATCGCATGACCGGCAAGTGGGAAAAAGAAGAAGCCGAGAACATCAAGTGGGTCGCAAACCTTGGTAGCCAGTCGTACGGCAACCCTGTCGTTGGCGACGGCAAGATCTTTGTCGGTACCAACAACGGCAATGGTTACATCGATCGCTATCCCTCGAAGGTCGACCTGGGCTGCCTGGTTTGCTTCGACGAAGCAACCGGTGAATTCCTATGGCAGCACTCCAGCGAAAAGCTGCCTACCGGCCGCGTTCACGACTGGCCTCTGCAAGGTGTCTGCTGTGCTCCTTACATCGAAGGCAAGAAATTGTGGTTTGTGACCAGCCGCGGTGAAGTCCGCTGCCTGGATACCGAAGGCTTCCGCGACGGCGAAAACGACGGTCCTTACAAGGACGAAGAATTCACCGGCGAAAAAGAAGCCGACGTCATCTGGGTCTTCGATATGATGAAGGACCTGGGCGTTTCACAGCACAACATGTGCAGCTGCTCGGTGACCTGCCTGGGTGACATCCTGTTCGTGAACACCTCCAACGGCGTCGACGAATCGCACATCGTGATTCCTTCGACCGAAGCCCCTAGCTTCATCGCCATGGACAAGAACACCGGCGAAGTCTACTGGACCGACAAGTCCCCGCACACCAATATCCTGCACGGTCAATGGTCGAGCCCGACCGTTGCCGAGCTGGGTGGCGTTCCGCAGGTGATCTTCGCTGGCGGTGACGGCTGGGTTTACTCGTTCAAGGCCGACAAAGGCCAAGACGGCAAGCCAGAGCTACTGTGGAAGTTTGACGGCAACCCGAAGACCTCGAAGTGGGTTCTCGGCGGTCGCGGTACTCGCAACAACATTATCGCCACCCCGGTCGTCTACGATGAGAAGGTCTATGTCGCGGTCGGCCAAGACCCTGAACACGGCGAAGGGGAAGGTCACCTCTGGTGCCTGGATCCGACCAAGCGTGGTGACGTGAGCTCGGAACTGGCCATGAAGATCGAAGGGAGCCAGCGCGTGCCAATCGAACACCGCCGCATTCAGGCCGTGATCGAAGAAGATGGCGAAGTTGCCGTTCCTAACCCGAACAGCGCCGTCATCTGGCACTACTCGACCTTCGATCAAGACGGCGACGGCAAGATCGAATTCGAGGAAACGATGCACCGCAGCATCGGTACCTGCACGATCAAAGACGACATCCTCTACATCGCCGACTTCAGCGGTCTGCTGCACTGCCTGAACGCCCAGACCGGCAAGCCGAACTGGACCTACGACATGTTCGCCGCGGCTTGGGGTTCGGCCCTGATCGTGAACGATCACGTCTACATCGGTGACGAAGACGGCGACGTCGCCATCTTCAAGCTGTCGGCTGATCCGGACGACGCCGAACCGATCGAAGAGATCAATATGGGCAACTCGGTCTACTCGACCCCGATCGTTGCCAATGGTGTGCTGTACGTCGCCAATAAGACGCACCTGTTCGCCATCACTGAAGG
- a CDS encoding formylglycine-generating enzyme family protein, producing MHKFALTLAIVASMVVSATAAEVVGISPNKPESGPYVKIDNGFMVPYEITIPGTDAKLKMIPIPGGKFKLGSPDSEAGHTDAEAPQIEVEVPPFWMAEHETTWKQYKPYMELYQSFKDFQADGVRKVTDDNRVDAITAPTPLYEPSFTYEYGEDPQLPAVTMTNYAARQYTKWLSGVTGNQYRLPSEAEWEFAARGGTDTAYHFGNDPEKLEEYAWFDGNSDEAPHLVKEKKPNQYGLYDMHGNVWEFVLDQYSEEGFARLEGKKLKALDTVAWPTELEPLMVKGGGWDDDAENLRSAAKMGSSESDWKEEDPNVPLSPWWFTSYPSTMVGFRVIRPLEETPKKDAVKFYVPEIEFLNLDVSDRLIEGRGVLGLVDPELPAALKKAE from the coding sequence ATGCACAAGTTTGCTTTGACCTTGGCCATCGTGGCCTCGATGGTTGTGTCGGCCACGGCCGCTGAAGTGGTTGGCATCAGCCCCAACAAACCTGAGTCGGGCCCTTACGTGAAGATCGACAACGGCTTCATGGTGCCCTACGAAATCACCATCCCCGGCACCGATGCCAAGCTGAAGATGATTCCCATCCCTGGCGGTAAGTTCAAGCTGGGTAGCCCTGATTCCGAAGCTGGCCACACCGATGCCGAAGCTCCGCAGATCGAAGTCGAAGTACCTCCTTTCTGGATGGCCGAACACGAAACGACCTGGAAGCAGTACAAGCCTTATATGGAACTGTACCAGTCGTTCAAAGATTTCCAGGCAGACGGCGTTCGCAAGGTGACCGACGACAATCGTGTCGACGCGATCACGGCCCCTACGCCATTGTACGAACCAAGCTTCACCTACGAATATGGCGAAGACCCACAACTGCCAGCCGTCACGATGACCAACTACGCAGCTCGTCAGTACACCAAGTGGCTCAGCGGAGTTACCGGTAACCAGTACCGCCTGCCTAGCGAAGCCGAATGGGAATTCGCCGCTCGCGGTGGTACCGACACGGCTTACCACTTTGGTAACGATCCAGAGAAGCTGGAAGAATACGCCTGGTTCGATGGCAACTCGGACGAAGCACCTCACCTGGTCAAAGAAAAGAAGCCCAACCAGTACGGTCTGTACGACATGCATGGCAACGTGTGGGAATTCGTTCTCGATCAGTACAGCGAAGAAGGATTCGCTCGCCTGGAAGGGAAGAAGCTGAAAGCCCTCGACACGGTTGCCTGGCCCACCGAGCTCGAACCATTGATGGTCAAGGGTGGCGGCTGGGATGACGACGCCGAGAACCTGCGTTCGGCCGCGAAGATGGGTAGCAGCGAAAGTGACTGGAAGGAAGAAGACCCGAACGTTCCGCTCAGCCCTTGGTGGTTCACCAGCTATCCTTCGACGATGGTTGGCTTCCGCGTGATTCGTCCGTTGGAGGAAACGCCCAAGAAAGACGCTGTGAAGTTCTACGTTCCTGAAATCGAGTTCCTGAATCTCGACGTCAGCGACCGCCTGATCGAAGGACGAGGTGTCCTGGGGCTGGTTGATCCCGAACTACCGGCAGCATTGAAAAAGGCCGAGTAG
- a CDS encoding sulfatase yields MTHFIRYFTLLFLIVLSIVGTLGRTAQAADQAAAKKPNILFMMSDDHAFQAISAYPGAINKTPNIDRIAKEGMRFDHCYVTNSICGPARAVILTGKYSHLNGFYDNHTPRFDGSQQTFAKLLQKAGYQTAIIGKWHLGTEPTGFDYFNVLQGQGPYYNPKMRTSDGPKNYEGHTSEIITDLALEWLQEKRDPNKPFLLMYQHKAPHRNWMPAPKFLNKYDDFEFAEPETMWDDYKNRASGARDQDMTIEKTMNMHDLKVAKQRGLTPKQQKVWDAAYGPKNKAFEDAKLEGKDLTRWKFQRYIKDYLRCIDSVDEGVGQVLDYLDENGLTDNTLVIYSSDQGFYLGEHGWFDKRWMYEESFRTPLLVRWPGHIKPGTVSDALVMNLDFPETMLAAAGVDIPADMQGLSLLPIFQDDGKTPKDWPRKELYYHYYEFPGAHSVPRHYGAFDGRYKLINYYQLGEWELFDLQEDPQEMNSVYGKPEYAEVQAKMHEKLKELRVKYKDDTPRDGGKY; encoded by the coding sequence ATGACCCACTTTATACGATACTTTACCCTTCTGTTCCTGATCGTCCTGTCGATCGTCGGTACGCTCGGTCGTACGGCTCAAGCAGCCGACCAGGCAGCGGCCAAGAAACCGAACATCCTGTTCATGATGTCGGACGATCACGCGTTCCAGGCAATTTCGGCCTACCCGGGTGCCATCAACAAGACACCCAACATCGATCGCATCGCCAAAGAAGGCATGCGTTTCGATCACTGCTACGTGACCAACAGTATCTGCGGTCCGGCCCGGGCCGTGATTCTGACCGGCAAGTACAGCCACCTGAACGGCTTCTACGACAACCACACGCCGCGCTTCGACGGCAGCCAGCAGACGTTTGCGAAGCTACTGCAGAAAGCTGGTTACCAAACGGCGATCATTGGTAAGTGGCACCTGGGTACCGAGCCAACTGGCTTCGATTACTTCAACGTGCTGCAAGGCCAAGGCCCTTACTACAACCCGAAGATGCGTACTTCGGATGGCCCTAAGAATTACGAAGGGCACACCAGCGAGATCATCACCGACCTTGCACTTGAGTGGCTGCAAGAGAAACGCGATCCGAACAAACCGTTCCTCTTGATGTACCAGCACAAAGCACCGCATCGCAACTGGATGCCAGCTCCGAAGTTCTTGAACAAGTATGACGACTTTGAGTTCGCCGAACCGGAAACGATGTGGGACGACTACAAGAACCGTGCCAGCGGAGCCCGTGATCAGGACATGACCATCGAGAAGACGATGAACATGCACGACCTGAAGGTCGCCAAGCAGCGTGGGCTGACCCCTAAACAGCAGAAGGTTTGGGACGCCGCCTACGGCCCGAAGAACAAAGCCTTTGAAGACGCCAAGCTGGAAGGCAAAGACCTCACGCGTTGGAAGTTCCAGCGTTACATCAAAGACTACCTCCGCTGCATCGACTCGGTCGACGAAGGAGTTGGCCAAGTGCTGGATTACCTGGATGAGAACGGCCTGACCGATAACACGCTGGTCATCTACAGCTCGGACCAAGGTTTCTACCTGGGCGAGCACGGTTGGTTTGACAAGCGTTGGATGTACGAAGAATCGTTCCGCACGCCGCTGTTGGTTCGTTGGCCTGGCCACATCAAACCAGGGACCGTCAGCGATGCACTGGTGATGAATCTCGACTTCCCTGAAACGATGCTCGCCGCGGCCGGCGTCGACATTCCCGCCGACATGCAAGGGCTCAGCCTGCTGCCGATCTTCCAGGACGACGGTAAGACCCCCAAGGATTGGCCGCGAAAGGAACTGTACTACCACTACTACGAGTTCCCCGGTGCCCATAGCGTGCCGCGTCATTACGGTGCGTTCGACGGCCGTTACAAGCTGATCAATTACTATCAGCTGGGCGAGTGGGAACTGTTCGACTTGCAGGAAGACCCGCAGGAAATGAACAGCGTCTACGGCAAGCCAGAGTACGCCGAGGTGCAAGCCAAGATGCACGAGAAGCTGAAAGAGCTTCGCGTGAAGTACAAGGACGACACTCCGCGTGACGGTGGCAAGTACTAA
- a CDS encoding cupin domain-containing protein, protein MTPTPSTKGYEVVDFANIPGVPCPCGTAKRGLADVDDYPGTIHVTEISTDAKVHYHKKLTETYFFLECGEGAQIQLDDETIAVHPGMCIMIRPGTRHRALGKMKIVNIVYPKFDPADEWFD, encoded by the coding sequence ATGACCCCGACCCCATCGACCAAGGGATACGAAGTCGTCGATTTCGCCAATATCCCTGGCGTCCCCTGCCCCTGCGGAACCGCCAAGCGTGGTTTGGCCGACGTGGACGATTATCCGGGGACGATCCACGTCACTGAAATCTCGACCGATGCCAAAGTTCACTACCATAAGAAGCTGACCGAAACCTACTTCTTTCTCGAGTGCGGCGAAGGTGCCCAGATACAGCTCGACGACGAAACCATTGCCGTTCATCCCGGCATGTGCATCATGATTCGCCCCGGCACACGCCACCGAGCCCTGGGAAAGATGAAGATCGTGAACATCGTCTATCCCAAGTTCGACCCTGCAGATGAATGGTTCGATTAG
- a CDS encoding PQQ-binding-like beta-propeller repeat protein, giving the protein MKLRYDLPPNDLEIPMFRPYAHRLHPTVASATLVFILSLTLLAIGCTPPPTGRPSTNNTTLNPNPNTTVPGTNTTSPAKLPGPDEVPADESKMAVEESKVVPAKTSEQLTPVVTPDEKPGVTLTDSVETKPAKPTGELTDPAVTDTPKDAAMKEEAAKEEVKADAKEEKPAAEEMTKKEAPVAEVASAKKTTTAASAGESKADPQDWLYWRGPEFNGISRATGLPDSWNPEGGEGSNVLWKRDDLGSRSTPVVMDGKLFILAAAEQGTPREGERVVCVDAKTGDTLWENRFNVYLSDVPVERVGWSAVTADPETDTVYALGVAGHFQCIDADTGKTVWLRKMHEEFGMLTTYGGRTNFPIVYEDLVIISGIVIGWGDMAKPAHRFLGMNKETGEVVWFTETTPLPYDTTYSAPSIKIVNGIPQYVIGAGDGKIWSIQPRTGQHIWNFAFAARGLYGTPIIEGDTVFMAQGEENVKSKEVDGKIVIDVDNTMGAVVSVDATKTGDISVSGQNWKVVELNGNRSAPLYVNDKLYVIDDRAKLFVLDPKTGEELFKKTQLGTKMFASPLYADGKIYTITENGRYYVLGIQEDGNVDILTKGRLPDGDATGSPICAQGLLYFPTSTCLYCVGTAGKETGFSGLPEQPKEVPVSEDPKPAHVQVIPAEALIYPGKGIDYRVKLFNSRGQFVKDADQVEYSVEGPAKIDASGKLTANEDAGHAPAYVTAKTDGLTGNARLRIVPPLPWSFDFEGIAINEMTGKGEPPITWVGARYRHVVREEDGSKVMVKITTIPKGTRSQSWMGHTDLHDYTIEADVKAQELEGQLPDIGLIAQGYEFILMGNESKARALTWITQQRIAKDVDFKLEPDVWYHMKLKVANQDDGTAKAQGKVWKKGEAEPEAWMVEVVDDVPNTTGSPGLFGNAKTGEIFLDNIKVTPNS; this is encoded by the coding sequence TTGAAGCTGCGTTACGACCTTCCCCCCAACGATTTAGAGATCCCTATGTTCCGGCCCTATGCACATCGGCTCCATCCAACGGTGGCCTCGGCAACGTTGGTGTTCATCCTTTCGCTGACCCTCCTTGCTATTGGCTGCACGCCACCTCCTACCGGGCGTCCATCGACCAACAACACGACGCTCAACCCAAACCCTAATACCACGGTTCCTGGCACCAACACGACTTCGCCGGCAAAGCTGCCTGGCCCAGACGAAGTCCCGGCCGATGAATCGAAGATGGCCGTTGAAGAGTCGAAGGTCGTTCCGGCCAAGACCAGTGAACAGCTGACTCCCGTCGTCACCCCGGACGAGAAGCCAGGCGTCACGCTCACAGACTCGGTCGAGACCAAGCCTGCCAAACCAACCGGAGAGCTTACCGACCCGGCAGTGACCGATACTCCTAAAGACGCAGCGATGAAAGAAGAAGCTGCCAAAGAGGAAGTCAAAGCAGACGCGAAAGAAGAAAAGCCTGCTGCCGAGGAAATGACCAAGAAGGAAGCACCGGTTGCTGAAGTTGCTTCCGCCAAGAAGACCACCACCGCTGCTTCGGCAGGTGAAAGCAAGGCCGATCCTCAAGACTGGCTCTACTGGCGTGGTCCTGAATTCAATGGCATCAGCCGCGCAACGGGCCTGCCCGATAGCTGGAACCCCGAAGGGGGCGAAGGGAGTAACGTTCTCTGGAAGCGAGACGACCTTGGTTCCCGCAGCACGCCAGTGGTGATGGATGGCAAGTTGTTCATCCTGGCCGCCGCCGAACAAGGTACCCCGCGTGAAGGGGAACGCGTCGTCTGTGTCGACGCCAAGACCGGCGATACCCTTTGGGAAAACCGCTTCAATGTTTACCTCTCGGACGTTCCGGTCGAACGCGTCGGCTGGTCGGCTGTCACTGCCGATCCTGAAACCGACACCGTTTACGCTCTGGGTGTTGCCGGCCACTTCCAATGCATCGACGCCGATACCGGCAAGACGGTCTGGCTTCGCAAGATGCACGAAGAGTTCGGCATGCTGACGACCTACGGTGGTCGTACCAACTTCCCGATCGTGTACGAAGACCTGGTGATCATCAGCGGGATCGTCATCGGCTGGGGCGATATGGCCAAGCCAGCTCACCGCTTCCTGGGCATGAACAAGGAAACGGGTGAAGTCGTCTGGTTCACCGAAACAACTCCCCTTCCCTACGACACCACCTACAGTGCCCCGAGCATCAAGATCGTCAACGGCATTCCTCAGTACGTAATCGGTGCTGGCGACGGCAAGATCTGGAGCATCCAGCCACGTACTGGCCAGCACATCTGGAACTTCGCGTTCGCGGCTCGTGGTTTGTACGGTACTCCGATCATTGAAGGGGACACCGTCTTCATGGCCCAGGGTGAAGAAAACGTCAAGTCGAAGGAAGTCGACGGCAAAATCGTGATCGATGTCGATAACACCATGGGTGCCGTCGTCTCGGTCGATGCGACCAAGACCGGCGACATCTCGGTAAGTGGCCAAAACTGGAAGGTTGTCGAATTGAACGGCAATCGCAGTGCTCCGCTCTACGTCAACGATAAGTTGTACGTGATCGACGACCGAGCCAAGCTGTTCGTGCTCGATCCGAAGACTGGGGAAGAGCTGTTCAAGAAGACCCAACTGGGCACCAAGATGTTTGCCTCGCCGCTGTACGCCGACGGCAAGATCTACACCATCACCGAGAATGGCCGCTACTACGTGCTGGGCATTCAAGAGGATGGCAATGTCGATATCCTGACCAAGGGCCGCCTGCCTGATGGGGACGCCACCGGCTCGCCGATCTGTGCCCAAGGGCTTCTGTACTTCCCGACGAGCACATGCCTGTACTGCGTCGGCACTGCAGGCAAGGAAACCGGTTTCAGTGGTCTGCCTGAGCAGCCGAAGGAAGTCCCCGTTTCTGAGGATCCGAAACCAGCTCACGTGCAAGTCATTCCAGCTGAAGCGCTCATCTATCCTGGCAAAGGAATCGATTACCGCGTCAAACTGTTCAACTCGCGTGGTCAGTTCGTAAAGGACGCCGACCAGGTTGAATACAGCGTCGAAGGTCCTGCCAAGATCGATGCTTCCGGCAAGTTGACTGCCAACGAAGACGCCGGTCACGCTCCAGCTTACGTCACGGCCAAGACCGACGGTCTGACCGGTAATGCCCGCCTGCGAATCGTTCCGCCACTGCCGTGGAGCTTCGACTTCGAGGGCATCGCCATCAACGAAATGACCGGCAAAGGCGAACCGCCGATCACCTGGGTAGGTGCTCGCTATCGTCACGTCGTGCGTGAAGAAGATGGCAGCAAGGTGATGGTCAAGATCACGACCATTCCCAAGGGTACCCGCAGCCAGTCGTGGATGGGACACACCGACCTGCACGACTACACGATCGAAGCCGACGTCAAGGCTCAAGAGTTGGAAGGTCAACTTCCCGATATCGGCCTGATCGCCCAAGGTTACGAGTTTATCCTGATGGGCAACGAGTCGAAGGCCCGTGCTTTGACTTGGATCACCCAGCAGCGAATCGCCAAAGATGTAGACTTCAAGCTGGAACCCGATGTCTGGTACCACATGAAGCTAAAGGTCGCCAACCAGGACGACGGAACCGCCAAAGCCCAAGGCAAGGTCTGGAAGAAGGGGGAAGCAGAACCGGAAGCGTGGATGGTGGAAGTCGTCGACGACGTCCCCAACACGACCGGTAGCCCTGGCCTCTTCGGAAATGCGAAGACTGGCGAAATCTTCCTGGACAATATCAAGGTGACTCCGAATAGTTAA
- a CDS encoding formylglycine-generating enzyme family protein — translation MHKFALTLAVVASMVVSVAAAEVVGISPNKPESGPYVKIDSGYMVPYEITIPGTDAKLKMVPIPAGKFKLGSPDSEVGHRLAEAPQIEVEVRPFWMAEYETTWKQFKPFMELYSPFKDFEYRGVRKVTEQNRIDAITAPTPLYEPGFTFEYGEDPQLPAVTMTNYSARQYTKWLSGITGNQYRLPCEAEWEYAALGGADTAYHFGNDPAKLDEYAWYSGNSDETPHVVKGKKPNQYGLYDMHGNVWEWVLDQYSDQGFARLEGKQLKALDTVAWPTEPDPLMVKGGGWDEVAQNVRAASKMGSSDIDWKQEDPCIPMSPWWFTSFPSTVVGFRVIRPLEELPKQEAVKFYQPDIELLKLDVSDTLQGGRGIEGLADPALPAALKKSD, via the coding sequence ATGCATAAGTTTGCTTTGACCTTGGCCGTGGTAGCTTCCATGGTTGTATCCGTAGCAGCCGCTGAAGTGGTTGGCATTAGCCCCAACAAACCTGAGTCGGGCCCCTATGTGAAGATCGATAGTGGCTATATGGTGCCCTACGAAATCACCATCCCCGGCACCGATGCCAAGTTGAAAATGGTTCCTATCCCCGCTGGCAAGTTCAAGCTGGGTAGCCCAGATTCCGAAGTGGGTCACCGTTTGGCGGAAGCTCCTCAAATCGAAGTCGAGGTTCGTCCATTCTGGATGGCCGAATACGAAACGACCTGGAAACAGTTCAAACCGTTCATGGAACTGTACTCGCCATTCAAAGACTTCGAGTATCGCGGTGTTCGCAAAGTGACCGAACAGAACCGTATCGACGCGATTACTGCCCCCACACCCCTTTATGAACCGGGCTTTACCTTCGAGTATGGTGAAGACCCTCAACTGCCTGCGGTCACGATGACCAACTATTCGGCTCGCCAGTATACCAAGTGGCTTAGCGGTATCACTGGCAATCAGTATCGACTGCCATGCGAAGCCGAATGGGAGTATGCCGCTTTGGGCGGAGCTGACACGGCCTATCACTTTGGCAACGATCCTGCGAAGCTGGACGAGTATGCTTGGTACTCGGGCAATTCGGACGAAACTCCACACGTGGTCAAAGGCAAGAAACCCAATCAATACGGCCTGTACGACATGCACGGCAACGTGTGGGAGTGGGTACTCGATCAGTACAGCGACCAAGGATTTGCTCGCCTGGAAGGGAAGCAGCTCAAAGCACTCGACACGGTTGCCTGGCCGACCGAGCCTGATCCGTTGATGGTCAAAGGGGGTGGATGGGATGAAGTCGCCCAGAACGTTCGGGCTGCCTCGAAGATGGGTAGCAGCGACATCGACTGGAAACAAGAAGATCCCTGCATTCCCATGAGCCCTTGGTGGTTCACCAGCTTTCCGTCGACGGTGGTTGGCTTCCGTGTGATTCGCCCACTGGAAGAACTTCCCAAGCAGGAAGCCGTCAAGTTCTATCAACCCGATATCGAGTTGTTGAAGCTCGATGTCAGCGACACCCTGCAAGGCGGACGTGGTATCGAGGGCTTGGCCGATCCGGCACTGCCAGCCGCTCTGAAAAAGAGCGACTAG